From Spartinivicinus ruber, the proteins below share one genomic window:
- a CDS encoding phage major tail tube protein, whose translation MHANHVAYATLFIDGASQAGRVQSITLPKLTLKTEEFRGGGMDGVTHLDLGMEAMELSFTIDDCNTDVLKHFGFQKGKQVPFNIKGVLRNPGQGEQGIDAVCRGLVSELDFGEWKQAELSSLTATLKLDYYKLTINNQLIYEIDVVNHVRNVEGTDHMQNIRELLGL comes from the coding sequence ATGCACGCTAATCACGTCGCTTATGCCACGTTATTTATTGATGGGGCCAGCCAAGCGGGACGGGTTCAATCTATCACCTTGCCCAAGCTTACCCTTAAAACTGAAGAGTTTAGAGGCGGTGGCATGGATGGGGTCACCCATTTGGATTTGGGGATGGAAGCGATGGAGCTGAGCTTTACCATTGACGACTGTAATACCGACGTCCTTAAGCATTTTGGTTTCCAAAAAGGCAAACAGGTGCCGTTTAATATAAAAGGTGTCCTGCGCAATCCTGGTCAGGGTGAACAAGGGATTGATGCGGTTTGTCGTGGTTTAGTCAGTGAACTGGATTTTGGGGAGTGGAAACAAGCCGAATTATCCAGCTTAACCGCCACCCTCAAACTGGATTACTACAAACTCACCATTAACAACCAGCTGATTTATGAGATTGATGTGGTTAACCATGTGCGTAACGTGGAAGGCACTGACCACATGCAGAATATTCGAGAATTATTAGGCTTATAA
- a CDS encoding phage tail protein I gives MSLLPNNTTPLEEGLADSTRRMSEIPAYPNHVWHPDTCPANCLPWLAWALSVDEWDEAWEEPTKRNVIKASIEVHRHKGTLGAVKKALAATGVDITVTEWFEYNGQPYTFKADVNLETRGLTEKEYDNINRLIKRTKNVRSHFDLTVYLTNKTKMPRVAVTCQQGQQTTVIPYLTKEMNSQLCTCLTSGYQSAVTHQIYPFITTQLTSNICRALVTGYQAVNTITIYPKGA, from the coding sequence ATGAGTTTACTACCGAATAACACCACTCCTTTAGAAGAAGGGTTGGCTGATAGCACTCGTCGTATGAGTGAAATACCCGCTTACCCTAATCACGTTTGGCATCCTGATACCTGCCCTGCCAATTGTTTACCGTGGTTGGCTTGGGCCTTATCGGTGGATGAATGGGACGAAGCTTGGGAAGAGCCAACCAAGCGTAATGTCATTAAGGCATCCATTGAAGTGCATCGACATAAAGGCACCCTTGGCGCGGTAAAAAAAGCGTTGGCTGCAACAGGTGTGGATATCACGGTAACCGAATGGTTTGAATATAACGGCCAGCCTTATACGTTTAAAGCCGATGTGAATTTAGAAACCCGTGGCCTTACTGAAAAAGAATACGACAATATTAATCGGCTAATTAAGCGTACTAAAAATGTTCGGAGTCATTTTGACTTAACCGTTTATTTAACCAATAAAACAAAAATGCCGCGTGTGGCAGTGACATGTCAACAAGGTCAACAAACCACGGTTATTCCCTATTTAACCAAAGAAATGAATAGCCAGCTGTGTACTTGTTTGACGTCCGGTTACCAAAGTGCTGTGACACACCAGATTTATCCATTTATTACAACGCAACTGACAAGCAACATTTGCCGGGCACTGGTGACGGGCTATCAAGCAGTTAATACCATCACGATCTATCCCAAAGGAGCCTAA
- a CDS encoding phage tail assembly protein, which translates to MSEIIKLNYPVERNGEVINEVTLRRPKTKDMKNIEKRGGGEISQSIHMIADLSGLDIKTIEELDAADFQHLNDVVAVFLDSTGDRSSKSV; encoded by the coding sequence ATGAGCGAAATTATTAAATTGAATTACCCCGTCGAGCGCAACGGCGAAGTCATTAATGAAGTCACCTTACGCCGCCCCAAAACCAAAGATATGAAAAACATTGAAAAACGCGGTGGCGGTGAAATTAGCCAAAGCATTCATATGATTGCAGATTTATCCGGCTTGGATATTAAAACCATAGAAGAGTTAGATGCCGCTGATTTTCAACACTTGAATGATGTGGTGGCGGTTTTTTTAGACTCGACTGGCGATCGGTCCAGCAAATCTGTTTAA
- a CDS encoding head decoration protein — MITDSQHHAIAAQPVIITGNQPITTVTVTVAKGQKLKPYSVLGCDNKGQYRLSDKNANDGSEVPDCVLPYAIDTTGKESTAGVYTSICLNPAILNLGPGHTTDTIFQPLRERGILLQAPSSY, encoded by the coding sequence ATGATTACCGATAGCCAACATCATGCCATTGCTGCCCAACCGGTGATTATTACGGGTAATCAACCGATTACCACGGTCACGGTCACTGTTGCTAAAGGCCAAAAATTAAAACCCTATTCGGTATTAGGTTGTGATAATAAGGGGCAATATCGTTTATCGGATAAAAATGCTAACGATGGCAGCGAAGTACCAGATTGCGTATTACCGTATGCGATCGATACCACCGGTAAAGAATCCACCGCTGGTGTTTATACCTCGATTTGTTTAAATCCCGCCATTTTAAATTTAGGGCCCGGTCATACGACAGATACTATTTTTCAGCCGTTAAGAGAACGCGGTATTTTATTACAAGCCCCCAGTAGTTATTAA
- a CDS encoding phage tail sheath C-terminal domain-containing protein, with the protein MTDEFLHGVEVVEIDSGPRPIRTVKSSVIGLVGTAPDAKDDVFPYDTPILLAGSLKKAKALGKQGTLPAALQGIFDQIGAMVVVIRVNDKPPVSPETTDNENTALNAIIGKQGEPNTGMYAFLDAKSTVHVEPRILIAPEFSHIKAAAQKLVLVAERLGGIAIIDGPNTTGEEAVKYRDVFGKRYAYLVDPWVKVWNSDINEGKGGIVIEPPSARVAGLMAKIDNDHGFWHSPSNKLINGILGTARPIDFKLGDKNCRANYLNSHDVTTIIQEDGYRLWGNRTCSGDPKWAFVSVVRTAEIIYDSLQRAHLWAVDRNITKNYIADVTEGVNNYLRRLKNIGAILGGTCWADPELNTPDALADGKVYFNFDFTPPAPAEHITFNATLTDDYFKEVFNAR; encoded by the coding sequence ATGACAGACGAATTTCTCCATGGCGTCGAGGTCGTTGAAATTGACAGCGGCCCACGCCCCATACGTACCGTTAAAAGCAGTGTGATCGGTTTAGTCGGTACTGCACCCGACGCGAAAGACGACGTTTTTCCTTATGACACCCCGATTTTATTAGCCGGCAGCTTAAAAAAAGCGAAAGCACTCGGTAAGCAAGGGACGTTACCAGCCGCCTTGCAAGGTATTTTTGATCAGATTGGGGCGATGGTGGTGGTTATTCGGGTTAACGATAAACCGCCTGTATCCCCAGAAACCACGGATAATGAAAATACCGCACTGAATGCCATTATTGGTAAGCAAGGCGAACCTAATACCGGCATGTATGCCTTCCTGGATGCGAAAAGTACGGTCCATGTCGAGCCCCGGATTTTAATTGCCCCAGAATTTTCACATATCAAGGCCGCCGCCCAAAAATTGGTGCTCGTAGCAGAGCGATTAGGTGGTATCGCGATCATTGATGGCCCTAACACGACCGGTGAAGAGGCGGTTAAATATCGTGATGTATTTGGTAAACGTTACGCTTACCTAGTTGATCCCTGGGTTAAAGTCTGGAATAGCGACATAAACGAAGGTAAAGGTGGCATTGTCATTGAACCCCCTTCGGCTCGTGTGGCGGGATTAATGGCTAAAATTGATAACGATCATGGCTTTTGGCATTCCCCGTCGAATAAATTAATTAACGGCATTTTAGGTACGGCTCGACCGATTGATTTTAAATTGGGGGATAAAAACTGCCGAGCCAATTATTTAAATAGCCATGATGTCACTACCATTATTCAGGAAGACGGCTACCGTCTCTGGGGTAACCGGACTTGTAGTGGTGATCCGAAATGGGCGTTTGTCAGTGTAGTGCGTACCGCAGAAATTATTTATGACTCACTGCAACGGGCACATCTATGGGCGGTTGATCGTAATATCACGAAAAACTACATCGCTGATGTCACTGAAGGGGTGAATAATTATCTACGTCGGTTAAAAAATATCGGTGCGATTTTAGGCGGCACCTGTTGGGCGGACCCGGAATTAAATACCCCTGACGCCTTAGCCGATGGTAAGGTGTATTTTAATTTTGATTTTACCCCACCCGCGCCAGCGGAACACATCACCTTTAATGCCACCTTAACCGACGATTATTTTAAGGAGGTGTTTAATGCACGCTAA
- a CDS encoding phage tail protein translates to MSYTLLKLGDFIFSIKTASYQQLRQQWQFKWASQPIIGGYPQQQYTGETVRTMTLSGVMYPGQYGSRDSLLHMVELAGTGAPFILVAGTGEILGYWCITQVNENGSYPDKEGKCRKIEFSVSITYYGDNLPNKGR, encoded by the coding sequence ATGAGCTATACACTGCTTAAGCTGGGTGATTTTATCTTTTCGATTAAAACAGCCAGCTATCAACAGCTGCGCCAACAATGGCAATTTAAATGGGCTAGTCAGCCTATTATTGGGGGCTATCCCCAGCAGCAGTATACTGGGGAAACCGTGCGAACCATGACTTTAAGTGGCGTTATGTACCCTGGCCAATATGGCAGCCGTGATAGCCTACTGCATATGGTAGAGCTAGCCGGAACAGGTGCGCCCTTTATCCTAGTAGCGGGTACTGGCGAAATACTCGGCTATTGGTGTATTACCCAAGTAAACGAAAACGGCTCTTACCCAGATAAAGAAGGCAAGTGCCGTAAAATAGAATTCAGCGTGAGCATAACCTACTATGGCGACAATCTACCGAACAAAGGACGGTGA
- a CDS encoding GPW/gp25 family protein, protein MQGTNRQTGKSLSNLDHLRQSITDILTTRIGTRLMRRDYGSRLPELVDRPMNGQWLVEIYAATAEALIRWEPRLKVTKVQAFRGEPGELLIALEGIYLPEGKPITLDGIIV, encoded by the coding sequence ATGCAAGGCACCAACCGACAAACCGGTAAATCCCTTTCTAACCTCGATCACCTCCGCCAATCCATCACTGATATTCTAACCACCCGTATTGGTACCCGACTAATGCGGCGTGATTATGGCAGCCGTTTACCTGAGCTAGTGGATCGCCCCATGAATGGTCAGTGGCTAGTGGAAATCTATGCAGCCACTGCTGAAGCCTTAATCCGTTGGGAACCTCGTTTAAAGGTCACCAAGGTGCAAGCGTTTCGTGGTGAGCCCGGCGAGTTATTGATTGCGTTAGAAGGGATTTATTTACCAGAAGGTAAACCCATTACATTGGATGGCATCATTGTATGA
- a CDS encoding phage baseplate assembly protein V, giving the protein MTTELFRVNELYRLLVNLIRPGTIYQVDHQRTRVRVQIDELTSGWLPWLTTRAGHDQSWWAPEVGEQVIVLSPSGELANGFVLPAVYQNKHPSPSHDPDESVWQFKNHARFSYHRGNDELIIELTGEGNTKLVSPQGVHIVGDLLVEGNIKATQEITDHTRSMQGDRDIYNGHGHDVPGHGTAVPTGNKQ; this is encoded by the coding sequence ATGACTACCGAGTTGTTTCGCGTTAATGAGCTTTACCGGCTTTTAGTTAATTTAATTCGCCCTGGCACCATTTACCAAGTGGATCACCAACGCACCCGCGTCAGAGTTCAAATTGATGAATTAACCTCTGGCTGGTTACCTTGGTTAACGACAAGGGCTGGCCATGACCAAAGCTGGTGGGCACCGGAAGTGGGTGAACAAGTCATTGTATTATCCCCCAGTGGCGAATTAGCTAATGGCTTTGTGTTACCGGCTGTCTATCAAAACAAGCACCCATCTCCTAGCCATGACCCTGATGAATCGGTGTGGCAGTTTAAAAATCATGCCCGGTTTAGTTACCACCGAGGCAATGATGAATTAATCATTGAGTTAACTGGGGAAGGCAATACCAAACTAGTGAGTCCCCAAGGCGTGCATATTGTGGGTGATTTATTGGTTGAGGGGAATATTAAAGCGACCCAAGAGATAACCGACCACACGCGAAGTATGCAAGGTGATCGGGATATTTATAACGGCCATGGGCATGATGTGCCGGGGCATGGTACAGCAGTACCTACAGGCAATAAACAATAA
- a CDS encoding phage tail protein yields the protein MNQKYFSLLTKLGQARIINAQALGKTVKLTTLKVGDGGEDGGKETNPKETDTALVREKWQGPINSIFQDPDNDHWLVIETVIPEEDGNFYITEFGLYDTDDNLIAIGKYPKTYKPTLAQGSGSSLYIKVIFELSNTANVELKIDPAIVLASRSYVENLLANSFSQMPIAAEILNDDNRLKVNLSSQLLTIKPNQIIRWRGWKNFNTASYSEGERTFSYEQDKTYHLRWSPSTGFNLRDLEDSTYNTHGLDEQHVSFDSSYDDVLLGKIESSQFYPAIIASKRIYRPQISGKGTLWLPLGYRDRSFRLLVTIRNQQQKGNILIQSVDKAHTALFTMRGNNHGDQKSVELNSDDEFWLTSNNSNGEVSISTLTGDIIDDLLYMQNHQSEYVKKVSPDDTIDGDEELFSMGIKRLTTEQVKKGLPLEYEDIESATITFEVF from the coding sequence TTGAATCAAAAATACTTTAGCTTGCTCACTAAGCTTGGGCAGGCCAGGATTATTAACGCCCAGGCATTGGGTAAAACAGTTAAACTAACCACCTTAAAAGTGGGTGATGGTGGTGAAGATGGGGGTAAAGAAACCAACCCCAAAGAAACAGATACTGCACTGGTTAGGGAAAAATGGCAGGGGCCTATTAATAGTATTTTCCAAGACCCGGATAACGATCATTGGCTGGTGATTGAAACGGTCATCCCTGAAGAAGATGGTAACTTTTATATTACTGAATTTGGACTGTATGATACAGATGATAATTTAATTGCCATCGGTAAATACCCGAAAACGTATAAACCCACTTTGGCTCAAGGTAGTGGTAGTAGCCTATATATAAAGGTTATTTTTGAGCTAAGTAATACAGCGAATGTAGAACTTAAAATTGATCCTGCAATTGTATTGGCTTCTCGCTCATATGTTGAAAACTTGTTAGCCAATAGCTTTTCACAAATGCCAATTGCTGCAGAAATACTGAATGACGATAACCGGCTTAAAGTCAATCTGAGTAGCCAATTATTAACGATAAAGCCCAATCAAATTATACGCTGGCGCGGGTGGAAAAACTTCAATACGGCAAGTTATTCAGAAGGTGAACGTACATTCTCCTATGAGCAAGACAAAACCTATCACTTACGATGGTCACCTTCTACAGGCTTCAATTTAAGAGACTTAGAGGATAGCACGTATAATACTCATGGTTTGGATGAACAACATGTATCTTTTGATTCAAGCTATGACGATGTGTTGTTAGGGAAAATTGAAAGCAGCCAATTTTACCCAGCCATCATTGCATCTAAACGGATATATCGTCCACAAATTTCCGGCAAAGGTACGTTATGGTTGCCGTTAGGCTATCGTGACCGTTCTTTTCGTTTATTAGTCACGATTAGAAATCAACAGCAGAAAGGAAATATTTTAATCCAGTCAGTTGATAAAGCGCATACTGCATTATTTACCATGAGAGGAAACAATCATGGTGACCAAAAGAGTGTTGAACTAAATAGTGATGATGAATTTTGGTTGACCAGCAATAACAGTAACGGTGAAGTCAGTATTAGTACATTAACCGGTGATATCATTGATGACTTGCTGTATATGCAAAACCATCAAAGTGAATATGTGAAAAAAGTTAGCCCGGACGATACGATTGATGGTGATGAAGAACTATTTTCAATGGGAATAAAGCGTTTAACGACTGAACAAGTTAAAAAAGGGCTACCACTGGAATATGAAGATATTGAAAGTGCCACTATTACCTTCGAAGTATTTTAA
- a CDS encoding major capsid protein, which translates to MERYTDTMQLVQTIETKKKPLPFYLSRYYSTTHEFETETIEFELLFRDRHLAPFVSPMVEGQVMEEQGSEMKSFKPAYIKPKQPIIPQAMLKRRPGEPYHGKLSPQQRRNLRKMEILLEHAESIDNRLEWMAVEASLHGRVMVEGEKYPKRVVDYQRDPSLTKTVSVKWSDPKATPIDDLEDMSVAMSMTKGGAPAEDVVMSPSVWKALRKNKQLLEQLDTQVAGTNAIIDRGPLTNSDEVIKVGSLGGGRFILYVDSRQYMEKGTSKPFIPEGGVNLMSRSVQGTQCFGAIMDLDALVAMKLFPKIWKQDDPSVEMVMTQSAPLIVPVRPNATALLTVL; encoded by the coding sequence ATGGAACGTTATACCGATACGATGCAATTGGTCCAAACCATTGAGACCAAGAAAAAGCCGTTACCCTTTTATTTAAGCCGCTATTATTCCACCACCCACGAGTTTGAAACTGAAACCATCGAGTTTGAATTATTATTTCGTGATCGCCATTTAGCCCCCTTTGTTTCGCCCATGGTGGAAGGACAAGTGATGGAAGAACAAGGCAGCGAAATGAAGTCGTTTAAACCGGCGTATATTAAACCCAAGCAACCGATCATTCCTCAAGCGATGTTAAAACGTCGTCCTGGCGAGCCTTACCATGGAAAACTATCACCCCAGCAACGGCGTAATTTACGGAAAATGGAAATCTTACTGGAACATGCCGAGTCCATTGATAACCGTCTTGAATGGATGGCGGTGGAAGCCAGTTTACATGGTCGGGTGATGGTCGAAGGGGAAAAATACCCTAAGCGTGTCGTGGATTATCAACGCGATCCCAGTTTAACTAAAACGGTTTCTGTTAAATGGAGTGATCCGAAAGCCACGCCAATCGATGATCTCGAAGACATGAGCGTGGCTATGTCGATGACCAAAGGCGGTGCCCCGGCTGAAGATGTGGTGATGAGTCCTTCGGTATGGAAAGCGCTACGAAAAAATAAACAACTCTTGGAGCAATTAGATACCCAAGTAGCTGGTACTAATGCCATTATCGATAGAGGGCCATTAACTAACAGTGATGAAGTGATTAAAGTGGGTAGCTTAGGCGGTGGTCGTTTTATTTTATACGTCGATAGCCGTCAATATATGGAAAAAGGTACCAGCAAGCCGTTTATTCCAGAAGGCGGAGTGAATTTAATGAGCCGTTCTGTACAAGGCACCCAATGCTTTGGGGCCATTATGGATTTAGATGCCCTGGTTGCCATGAAGTTATTCCCCAAAATCTGGAAACAGGATGACCCCAGTGTCGAAATGGTCATGACCCAATCCGCACCATTAATTGTGCCGGTTAGACCCAACGCCACTGCACTGTTAACGGTGTTATGA
- a CDS encoding baseplate assembly protein: MSEFTAIDLSQLPAPDVVEPIDYEVVLASMLDDLQKRDSSFTALVESDPAMKILEVCAYREMLIRQQFNERAKAVMLAYAQGSDLDHLGANYGVKRKVIKPADDNQVPPTPPIMESDEDFRRRIQLGPEGYSTAGPVGAYLAHSHNAHDQIADVSVYSDEPGEVMITFLRRPLADEADMAPDEEIKQALLTALNDEDVRPLTDHITVQAAETIDYAINAKLHVQQGPSSKAIMDTATAALNTYVEQCYKLGKTVALSGIYDALHMGGVTRVELLSPAADIQAKVFQAPKAKSIFITLA, encoded by the coding sequence ATGAGCGAATTTACTGCCATTGATTTATCGCAGCTACCCGCGCCGGATGTAGTCGAGCCAATTGATTATGAAGTGGTCCTAGCATCCATGCTAGATGATTTACAAAAACGCGATAGCAGCTTTACGGCATTGGTCGAATCTGATCCGGCCATGAAGATTTTAGAAGTCTGTGCTTATCGTGAAATGCTGATTCGCCAGCAATTTAATGAACGGGCTAAAGCGGTGATGTTGGCTTATGCGCAAGGCTCGGATTTAGATCATTTAGGCGCGAATTACGGTGTTAAACGTAAAGTGATTAAACCCGCTGATGATAATCAAGTGCCACCCACACCACCTATCATGGAATCTGATGAAGACTTTCGTCGTCGTATTCAATTAGGCCCTGAAGGTTATTCAACAGCGGGTCCTGTCGGTGCTTATTTAGCCCACTCGCATAATGCCCATGATCAAATCGCGGATGTGTCTGTGTATTCCGATGAACCGGGCGAAGTCATGATTACTTTTTTACGGCGACCATTAGCCGATGAAGCAGACATGGCACCGGATGAGGAAATAAAACAGGCGTTGTTAACCGCGTTAAATGATGAAGATGTCAGGCCATTAACCGATCATATTACCGTACAAGCGGCGGAAACTATCGACTATGCCATTAATGCCAAGCTACATGTACAACAAGGGCCGTCTTCTAAAGCGATTATGGATACGGCAACGGCTGCCTTAAATACGTATGTTGAGCAGTGTTATAAACTCGGTAAAACCGTCGCCTTATCGGGTATTTATGATGCACTCCATATGGGCGGCGTTACCCGCGTAGAATTGCTGTCACCGGCAGCGGATATTCAGGCCAAAGTTTTTCAAGCGCCTAAAGCTAAATCTATTTTCATTACCCTCGCATAA
- a CDS encoding phage tail protein, with translation MNVYLEVDEAFDELLKGLDEDSKAVQKAIRRAVRKLTQFLRRQLLQALSQTTGLKQKAFKNNQRLFIEVAKDGKSGRVWLGLNPIGLHHFGNPKQVNAGVKVRGKPLRQGAFTIQSSHGNTVVFKRKGKARFPIEYQTEAIDQLATPVVERIIKQAEERFFTLLEQELNYALNHE, from the coding sequence ATGAATGTGTATTTAGAGGTGGATGAGGCATTTGATGAATTGCTAAAAGGCTTGGATGAAGACAGTAAAGCCGTGCAAAAAGCCATTCGTCGTGCCGTGCGTAAACTCACTCAGTTTCTTAGACGGCAGTTGCTACAAGCCCTCAGTCAAACTACCGGCTTAAAGCAAAAAGCCTTTAAAAATAATCAGCGGTTATTTATCGAGGTCGCTAAGGATGGCAAATCGGGTCGGGTGTGGTTAGGGCTAAATCCCATTGGGTTACACCACTTTGGTAATCCCAAGCAAGTCAATGCTGGGGTTAAGGTCAGAGGGAAACCGCTTCGCCAAGGGGCCTTTACTATCCAAAGTAGTCATGGCAATACGGTTGTATTTAAACGTAAAGGCAAAGCCCGCTTTCCGATTGAATATCAAACTGAGGCGATTGATCAGCTAGCCACGCCTGTCGTTGAACGAATCATTAAGCAAGCTGAAGAACGGTTTTTTACTTTGTTAGAACAAGAATTAAATTACGCATTAAACCATGAATGA
- a CDS encoding phage tail tape measure protein, whose protein sequence is MANKLNIAIGAYIDKSLVKSFKKTESAASKLGKAYRETNKKLAAVRQVDRYRQRLAQLRRQQQQAGGSNQQLANAIRRTEQSLSRASRSAQRYGVNLNNLARTQRQLQRTARFQGLQQSGMRRLGQLKTAGKWAAGGLAGAAGGLLAMVKSTADRGDPIAKHAAKLGFTVEGLQEYQYAAERSGVSTAQFNTASQRMVRRVSEAAAGIGKTGKALKELGLDAKWLNSLKPEEQFEQISEAMKHIPNKADRVRLAMKLFDTEGVGLVNMLNGGKAGLEALRKDARATGNIISKEDAKNAEDFQDAFLDFKQIIGSVSKSIGAKFMPLVTRMMIKFKAFHEKYGARFNQLLIHMADSLVNVGRFMWNLGSTVMTVAGKINKFIEATIGWKNIAAVVAALVGVKLVGAVLAAGAALMTIIPAIKAVGLAMMANPIGLIIKLIAVGATLIYTNWSTVSTFLGDTFDAIASACSYAFEIIKKYFLNFTPLGYIVSSWDSISGFFSKLWDGIGQAFDGGVAGIAKSFLSYSPLGLMMKIWQPAIDWLRSKFKWINNAIEKLKGIKRWFTGDDEEEKQTVAGKVNQRMQQRRAQIQETQGVNAKQIERRLQQINQQKNINATTHINAPITIQGATGMSAEEIAQQVNAKLEEREQEAEARQRSALYDMDMATL, encoded by the coding sequence ATGGCCAATAAACTCAATATTGCCATTGGCGCTTATATCGATAAGTCGCTGGTAAAAAGCTTTAAAAAAACCGAATCCGCTGCCAGTAAACTAGGTAAAGCCTACCGGGAAACCAATAAAAAGCTGGCCGCTGTACGACAGGTAGATCGGTATCGCCAACGCTTGGCTCAATTACGTCGGCAACAGCAACAAGCCGGGGGAAGTAATCAACAGTTAGCCAATGCGATTCGGCGTACTGAGCAATCCTTATCGCGTGCTTCTCGCTCTGCACAACGCTATGGGGTGAATTTAAATAACCTGGCCCGCACCCAGCGACAGTTGCAGCGTACTGCTCGTTTTCAAGGACTTCAGCAATCAGGGATGCGACGGCTTGGCCAGTTAAAAACTGCCGGTAAATGGGCTGCTGGAGGCTTAGCCGGGGCAGCGGGTGGACTGTTAGCCATGGTAAAATCCACGGCGGATCGAGGTGACCCAATTGCCAAACATGCCGCCAAATTGGGATTTACTGTTGAAGGACTTCAAGAGTATCAATATGCCGCTGAGCGTTCTGGGGTATCAACAGCACAGTTTAATACCGCTTCCCAACGGATGGTACGACGGGTGTCGGAAGCCGCTGCTGGGATTGGTAAAACCGGTAAAGCACTCAAAGAATTAGGGCTGGATGCCAAATGGTTAAACTCGCTGAAACCGGAAGAGCAGTTTGAGCAAATCTCCGAAGCGATGAAGCATATCCCCAATAAAGCGGATCGTGTCCGGCTGGCCATGAAGTTATTCGACACCGAGGGTGTTGGGTTGGTTAATATGTTGAATGGCGGAAAAGCAGGCTTAGAAGCATTAAGAAAAGATGCCAGAGCGACTGGTAATATAATTTCTAAAGAAGATGCTAAAAATGCCGAGGATTTTCAGGATGCGTTTTTAGACTTTAAACAAATCATTGGCAGTGTCAGTAAATCCATTGGGGCCAAGTTTATGCCCTTGGTTACCCGTATGATGATTAAGTTTAAAGCCTTTCATGAAAAATACGGCGCTCGATTTAATCAATTATTAATCCACATGGCGGATTCCTTAGTGAATGTGGGTCGCTTTATGTGGAACCTGGGTTCGACGGTTATGACTGTCGCTGGCAAAATAAATAAATTTATCGAGGCCACTATTGGCTGGAAAAATATCGCCGCTGTCGTCGCCGCTTTGGTTGGGGTGAAATTAGTCGGTGCGGTATTAGCTGCAGGTGCTGCGCTAATGACGATTATTCCAGCAATAAAAGCCGTGGGCTTAGCCATGATGGCCAATCCGATTGGTCTAATCATTAAACTCATTGCTGTTGGCGCGACGTTGATTTATACCAACTGGAGCACCGTTTCTACCTTTTTAGGGGATACCTTTGATGCCATTGCTAGTGCATGCAGCTATGCATTTGAAATAATTAAAAAATACTTTCTCAACTTTACGCCACTTGGTTACATCGTTTCCAGCTGGGATAGCATCAGTGGCTTTTTTAGCAAACTATGGGATGGTATTGGTCAGGCGTTTGATGGTGGTGTGGCGGGTATTGCCAAAAGCTTTTTAAGCTACTCACCATTAGGGTTAATGATGAAAATCTGGCAGCCCGCCATTGATTGGCTACGCAGTAAATTTAAATGGATTAATAACGCCATTGAAAAGCTTAAAGGCATTAAGCGCTGGTTTACGGGTGATGATGAGGAAGAAAAGCAAACCGTTGCAGGCAAAGTCAATCAGCGGATGCAACAACGCCGAGCCCAGATACAAGAAACACAAGGCGTCAATGCCAAGCAAATCGAAAGGCGGCTGCAGCAAATTAACCAACAGAAAAACATAAATGCTACCACCCACATTAATGCACCAATCACGATTCAGGGCGCAACTGGTATGTCTGCAGAAGAAATTGCCCAGCAGGTTAATGCCAAGCTAGAAGAGCGTGAGCAGGAAGCCGAAGCCCGACAACGCAGTGCTTTATACGACATGGATATGGCGACCCTATGA